In one Arenibacter antarcticus genomic region, the following are encoded:
- a CDS encoding glycoside hydrolase family 3 N-terminal domain-containing protein, whose amino-acid sequence MFLNKISLFIAFNLFVTIAIAQENTAKTPEFLQYTQSTWVDSIMESLTPQERIGQLIWVAAYSNRGPEHRTEILNTIKKWNVGGLVFFQGDPLSQVTLMNEYQNAAKVPLMGAIDAEWGLGMRLDSTISFPFQMALGAIQNDELIYEMGKEMAHQIKKVGLHLNFAPVADVNNNPDNPVISYRSFGEDKYNVTKKSIAYMQGMQDEGLLTTAKHFPGHGDTSTDSHFDLPQINHSLERLNDLELYPFKELINAGINGIMVAHLNIPALDPSGKPSTLSKAIITDLLKGQLGFKGLVISDAMDMKGVTKGNAPGVVDKEAVLAGNDVLEVVPDVAKAVAEIKMAIDQGILSQKTVDARVRKILAAKQWAKLNEYKPQPLTNLLQDINNPQALLLERKLTEASLTVLKNEGNIIPLKSLDTLKIMSISIGADSKTKFQKTLDLYTKITHFTLPMEASLKEIEAIKKELPQYNLVIIGVHDDTPRPRNTIKFSEAVQTFIQTLPFEKTLISYFKNPYSIDKLENLENAKGLIAAYQDGNSAQDLAAQLIFGGVGANGKLPIGIGKKFKAGDGLTIKGGIRFKYTLPEDAGMDSKTLFKGVDSLMNQVIHANGIPGGQLLVAKNGKVVLHKAYGRQKYNDTTKVTLEDIYDLASVTKISSALPAVMKLYDEGKFDLNKGIADYLDYFKNSNKADANFKEILAHQAQFNPYITYWKNTLRKNGSYKWSTIKKDSSARFPIKITSNMWLHRNYRKKVFKAIKKSPLLEKKEYKYSGLLFMLLPTIIEEITQENFVEYVDQNFYDKLGAGRLTYNPDKKFDKKHIVPTEHDFIFRHLPVHGTVHDEGAAIMGGVSANAGLFSNANDLAKLMQMYLNMGTYGGEEFIKESTLKEFTKTQFPENNNHRGLGFDKPYLKYIGENSNTAKDASSESFGHTGFTGIMVWMDPKEELLYLFLSNRVLPTRANTTLYKLNTRTNIQQLLYNAIK is encoded by the coding sequence ATGTTTTTAAACAAAATATCCCTATTTATAGCTTTCAACCTGTTCGTTACAATTGCTATTGCTCAGGAAAACACAGCAAAAACACCTGAATTCCTACAATACACCCAAAGTACATGGGTAGACTCCATAATGGAATCGCTAACCCCCCAAGAGCGTATAGGACAACTGATATGGGTGGCTGCTTACTCTAACCGGGGACCAGAACACCGAACGGAAATCCTGAATACTATAAAAAAATGGAATGTTGGGGGATTGGTTTTTTTTCAAGGGGACCCCCTAAGTCAAGTCACATTGATGAACGAGTACCAAAATGCGGCCAAAGTGCCGCTGATGGGAGCTATTGATGCCGAATGGGGCCTAGGCATGCGATTGGACAGCACCATAAGTTTTCCCTTTCAAATGGCTTTGGGAGCCATACAAAATGATGAATTGATCTATGAAATGGGAAAGGAAATGGCCCATCAGATCAAAAAAGTGGGATTACACCTCAACTTTGCCCCGGTTGCTGATGTAAACAACAACCCCGATAATCCGGTAATCAGCTACCGATCTTTTGGAGAAGATAAATATAACGTGACAAAAAAAAGCATCGCCTATATGCAAGGCATGCAAGATGAGGGCTTGCTCACTACAGCTAAACATTTTCCCGGCCATGGGGATACCAGTACAGATTCCCATTTTGATCTCCCACAAATAAACCACTCCTTGGAGCGATTGAACGACTTGGAACTATATCCCTTTAAGGAACTTATAAATGCCGGTATCAATGGCATTATGGTAGCCCATTTAAATATTCCCGCCTTGGATCCTTCAGGCAAGCCCTCCACACTTTCCAAGGCAATTATTACCGACTTATTAAAAGGACAATTGGGCTTTAAAGGCCTAGTTATATCGGATGCCATGGATATGAAGGGGGTAACCAAGGGCAACGCACCCGGAGTAGTAGATAAAGAAGCCGTTTTGGCGGGCAATGATGTTCTAGAAGTTGTACCCGATGTAGCCAAGGCCGTTGCCGAAATCAAAATGGCCATAGATCAGGGCATCCTCTCCCAAAAAACAGTGGATGCCAGGGTACGCAAGATCCTTGCTGCCAAACAATGGGCAAAACTGAACGAGTACAAACCTCAACCCCTTACCAACCTCCTACAGGACATTAACAATCCACAAGCCCTGCTATTGGAACGGAAATTAACGGAAGCGTCCTTGACCGTATTAAAAAATGAGGGTAACATCATCCCATTAAAAAGTTTAGACACGCTTAAGATCATGTCCATTTCTATTGGTGCGGATAGTAAGACCAAATTTCAAAAAACACTTGATCTATATACAAAAATAACTCATTTCACCCTACCAATGGAGGCTTCCCTAAAGGAAATTGAAGCGATTAAGAAAGAACTCCCCCAATACAATTTGGTGATAATTGGTGTACATGATGACACTCCCAGACCAAGAAATACCATTAAATTCTCGGAGGCCGTACAGACCTTTATTCAGACCCTCCCTTTTGAAAAAACCCTAATTTCCTATTTTAAAAATCCGTATTCCATAGACAAACTGGAAAATTTGGAAAACGCCAAAGGCCTAATTGCTGCCTACCAAGATGGTAATTCTGCACAAGATTTGGCTGCACAATTAATATTTGGTGGTGTTGGGGCAAATGGCAAGCTCCCCATCGGAATCGGAAAAAAATTTAAGGCTGGGGACGGACTTACCATTAAAGGCGGAATTCGGTTTAAATACACCCTGCCCGAAGATGCCGGGATGGATTCCAAGACCCTGTTTAAGGGGGTAGATTCTCTGATGAACCAGGTTATCCATGCAAATGGAATCCCAGGGGGACAGTTATTGGTCGCGAAAAACGGAAAGGTTGTGTTGCACAAAGCCTATGGTCGACAAAAATACAACGACACCACAAAAGTGACCCTTGAGGATATCTATGACCTAGCATCGGTTACTAAAATATCCTCTGCTCTTCCCGCGGTTATGAAATTGTACGATGAAGGAAAGTTTGACCTCAACAAAGGAATCGCCGATTATCTGGATTATTTTAAAAACTCCAATAAGGCAGACGCAAATTTTAAGGAGATCTTGGCCCATCAGGCCCAATTTAACCCCTATATCACTTATTGGAAAAATACCTTGAGAAAAAATGGTAGCTACAAATGGAGTACCATCAAAAAGGATTCTTCAGCACGTTTTCCCATCAAGATCACCTCTAATATGTGGCTGCATCGCAACTATCGGAAAAAAGTATTCAAAGCGATTAAAAAATCGCCCCTCTTGGAGAAAAAGGAATACAAATACTCCGGCCTGCTCTTTATGTTATTGCCCACCATTATAGAAGAAATTACACAAGAAAATTTTGTGGAGTATGTGGACCAGAATTTTTATGACAAACTGGGTGCGGGTAGACTGACCTATAATCCAGATAAAAAATTTGACAAAAAACACATAGTCCCCACCGAACACGATTTCATCTTTAGACATCTTCCGGTTCACGGTACCGTCCACGATGAAGGTGCCGCTATCATGGGCGGGGTTTCCGCAAATGCAGGCCTGTTCTCTAATGCCAACGACTTGGCCAAATTAATGCAGATGTACCTGAACATGGGCACCTATGGAGGGGAGGAATTTATTAAGGAAAGTACATTAAAAGAATTCACCAAAACACAGTTCCCTGAGAATAATAACCATCGTGGGTTGGGATTTGACAAACCCTATTTAAAATATATAGGCGAAAATAGCAATACCGCAAAGGATGCCAGTAGCGAAAGCTTTGGGCATACTGGGTTTACCGGAATCATGGTCTGGATGGACCCTAAAGAAGAACTCTTGTACCTGTTTTTATCTAACCGCGTACTGCCTACTAGGGCGAATACAACACTGTATAAACTAAATACCCGGACTAACATTCAACAGCTGTTGTACAATGCCATCAAATAA
- a CDS encoding DUF4212 domain-containing protein, with amino-acid sequence MEDKQKKATAYWKENVRYLFILLSIWFLVSFGAGILFKDALNTIKIGGFKLGFWFAQQGSIYVFVILIFVYIRLMNKLDKKYGYNE; translated from the coding sequence ATGGAAGACAAACAAAAAAAAGCCACCGCGTATTGGAAGGAAAATGTACGCTATCTCTTTATACTGCTTTCCATTTGGTTTCTAGTCTCCTTTGGTGCGGGGATTCTTTTTAAGGATGCCCTTAACACCATTAAGATCGGAGGTTTTAAATTAGGATTTTGGTTTGCTCAGCAAGGATCTATTTATGTATTTGTTATTCTAATCTTCGTCTACATCCGCCTAATGAACAAATTGGACAAAAAATACGGCTACAACGAGTAA
- a CDS encoding sodium:solute symporter family protein — MSVQTWTYLLVGITFALYIGIAIWSRAGSTKEFYVAGGGVSPWANGMATAADWMSAASFISMAGIIAFAGYDGSVYLMGWTGGYVLLALLLAPYLRKFGKFTVPDFIGDRYYSNTARMVAVFCALIVSFTYVAGQMRGVGVVFSRFLQVDINTGVIIGMVIVLFYAVLGGMKGITYTQVAQYCVLIFAFMVPAIFISFQMTGNPIPQLGMGATFNDGSGTFLLDRLNGLSTELGFDEYTDGSKSVIDVFAITLALMVGTAGLPHVIVRFFTVKRVKDARKSAGIALLLIAILYTTAPAISVFSKINLIDTVSNRTYSEMPLWFKNWEDTGLLGFDDKNQDGIIQYLADPNLNELTVDNDIMVLANPEIANLPAWVIALVAAGGLAAALSTAAGLLLVISASVSHDLIKKILMPNISEKGELWTARAAATMAVVVAGYFGINPPGFVAAVVALAFGLAAASFFPAIVLGIFYKKMNKEGAIGGMVVGIGLMLFYMAKFKLGWLGEIPDKSEWWFGISPEGFGTVAMIVNFIVALTINRFTPEPPTRVQEIVEHIRIPSGAGDPVDH, encoded by the coding sequence ATGAGCGTTCAAACATGGACCTACCTTCTTGTCGGAATTACCTTTGCCCTTTATATCGGAATTGCTATTTGGTCTCGTGCCGGCTCTACCAAAGAATTTTATGTAGCCGGAGGTGGAGTATCTCCTTGGGCAAACGGAATGGCCACTGCGGCCGACTGGATGTCCGCGGCCTCTTTTATATCCATGGCAGGTATTATAGCCTTTGCGGGATATGACGGTTCGGTATACCTTATGGGATGGACCGGAGGTTACGTACTGTTGGCCTTACTCCTAGCCCCTTACCTTAGAAAATTTGGGAAATTTACGGTTCCCGATTTTATAGGAGATCGCTATTATTCCAATACTGCAAGAATGGTGGCCGTTTTTTGCGCCTTAATCGTATCGTTCACCTATGTTGCCGGTCAAATGCGTGGCGTTGGCGTGGTATTTTCAAGATTTTTACAGGTAGATATCAATACTGGGGTAATCATAGGAATGGTAATCGTATTGTTTTACGCCGTTTTAGGTGGTATGAAAGGGATAACCTATACCCAAGTCGCACAATATTGTGTACTCATATTTGCATTTATGGTCCCCGCAATATTTATTTCCTTTCAAATGACAGGAAACCCGATCCCACAATTGGGAATGGGAGCCACTTTTAACGATGGATCGGGCACCTTTCTATTAGATCGATTAAACGGCCTTTCTACGGAGTTGGGTTTTGATGAATATACCGACGGATCTAAATCTGTTATCGATGTTTTTGCCATTACCTTGGCATTAATGGTAGGTACTGCGGGACTCCCCCATGTTATTGTCCGGTTCTTTACCGTAAAAAGAGTTAAGGATGCCCGTAAATCGGCGGGGATTGCATTATTACTCATTGCCATTCTATATACCACCGCTCCCGCTATTTCGGTTTTTTCGAAAATCAATTTAATAGATACGGTAAGCAATCGCACCTATAGCGAAATGCCCCTATGGTTTAAGAATTGGGAAGATACCGGCCTCTTGGGCTTTGATGATAAAAATCAGGATGGAATTATTCAGTACCTGGCAGATCCAAATCTAAACGAGCTTACTGTGGACAATGATATTATGGTCTTGGCCAATCCAGAGATCGCCAATCTCCCGGCCTGGGTAATCGCCCTAGTAGCTGCAGGTGGACTAGCAGCAGCGCTTTCTACCGCAGCGGGACTACTATTGGTAATATCCGCTTCAGTCTCCCATGACCTTATCAAAAAGATATTAATGCCCAATATCTCCGAAAAAGGAGAGTTATGGACGGCACGTGCTGCTGCAACGATGGCCGTAGTAGTTGCCGGGTATTTTGGCATTAACCCACCAGGCTTTGTCGCCGCGGTAGTAGCCCTGGCCTTCGGCTTGGCTGCTGCTTCATTTTTTCCCGCAATAGTTCTCGGTATATTTTACAAAAAAATGAACAAGGAAGGAGCCATCGGTGGTATGGTCGTAGGGATTGGCCTAATGTTATTTTATATGGCCAAATTTAAACTAGGATGGCTGGGTGAAATCCCGGACAAATCTGAATGGTGGTTTGGAATATCACCAGAAGGGTTTGGTACCGTGGCAATGATTGTTAACTTTATAGTGGCGCTTACCATTAATAGGTTTACACCAGAACCTCCAACTCGAGTTCAGGAAATCGTAGAACACATTAGGATCCCCAGCGGTGCAGGAGATCCTGTAGATCATTGA
- a CDS encoding anhydro-N-acetylmuramic acid kinase: MKTVKVLGLMSGTSLDGLDLAYCHIWKTPTGWDFDLKETLSIPYSTTLKEKLKNAIFLPAEELLQFHNSYGTWLGKQSKEFIDAHNLEVDFIGSHGHTTHHQPQKGFTFQIGSGQHLANESGTKVICDFRTNDVALGGQGAPLVPIGDRLFFGQYDFCLNLGGISNISFEREGERFAYDIGLANMILNHITQKTNLDYDKDGAIARTGSVNQQMLETLNHLEFYKLPFPKSIGFEWFVEKVIPIVDATQDSMKNLLHTCIHHICDQISTQVELQKNKTNNTLFVTGGGALNGFLMETLQEKLTDKTRVIQPSKTLVEFKEALVFALMAALRQEVANNCLRSVTGAKRDSSGGVIFFPA; encoded by the coding sequence ATGAAAACAGTTAAAGTTTTGGGATTAATGTCTGGCACCTCTCTAGACGGTCTAGACCTCGCCTATTGCCATATTTGGAAAACACCAACTGGATGGGATTTCGACCTAAAAGAAACCCTGAGTATCCCCTATTCCACAACCTTAAAGGAGAAACTTAAAAATGCTATTTTTCTTCCCGCCGAGGAACTCTTACAATTTCATAATTCCTATGGCACCTGGCTAGGAAAACAATCCAAGGAATTTATAGATGCCCATAATCTGGAAGTCGATTTTATAGGTAGCCACGGACATACCACCCACCACCAACCCCAAAAAGGATTCACCTTTCAGATAGGTTCTGGTCAACATCTCGCCAATGAGAGCGGTACCAAGGTCATTTGTGATTTTCGCACCAACGATGTGGCATTGGGTGGACAAGGAGCTCCCTTAGTCCCAATTGGAGACCGACTCTTCTTTGGTCAGTACGACTTTTGCCTTAATCTAGGGGGAATAAGTAACATTTCCTTCGAACGTGAGGGTGAGCGTTTTGCCTATGATATTGGTTTGGCAAATATGATCCTCAACCATATCACCCAAAAAACTAATCTCGACTATGACAAGGATGGTGCTATAGCAAGAACAGGAAGTGTTAACCAACAAATGTTGGAAACATTGAACCATTTGGAATTTTACAAATTACCTTTTCCAAAATCCATTGGTTTTGAATGGTTTGTAGAGAAAGTAATCCCTATTGTAGATGCTACCCAAGATAGTATGAAAAACCTGTTACATACCTGTATACATCACATCTGTGACCAGATTTCTACTCAGGTAGAATTGCAAAAAAATAAAACAAATAACACTCTATTTGTTACGGGGGGAGGAGCACTAAATGGATTTCTAATGGAGACATTACAAGAAAAACTGACCGACAAAACCAGGGTCATACAACCCTCTAAAACCTTGGTAGAGTTTAAGGAGGCCTTGGTGTTTGCACTAATGGCGGCATTGCGCCAAGAAGTTGCCAACAATTGTTTACGTTCGGTTACCGGAGCAAAACGTGACAGTTCAGGTGGAGTAATCTTCTTTCCTGCCTAA
- a CDS encoding multidrug effflux MFS transporter, with translation MQNSQKRPQFEFVAIMASLMSIVALAIDALLPAMATIGDTLGSHDPTENQKLITMIFLGLGIGQLILGPLSDSFGRKPIVYFGFALFSVASLICVFAPSLEWMLVGRILQGVGLSAARTISISMIRDSYKGDYMAKIMSFVTAFFILVPIVAPAMGKFFLDRFGWESIFYVQLVATFIIGLWFWKRQPETLKPEYTIKFSRHVYLKGLKALLGYKETVAFTIISGLITGAFMVYLSAAQQIFENQYGLADDFPYIFAGLAISVGISTLLNGTLVVKLGMRKLSFISLGLFCAVSLTYISLFWNTGNPPLWVLITFLALQFFTLGFLFGNLRAIAMEPIGHMAGIGAAITGFVSTMIAIPIATYIGSFMVGTTLPLFIGFSLCGGLSFFILLAVRRSMVLLPA, from the coding sequence ATGCAAAATTCTCAGAAGCGACCACAATTCGAATTTGTAGCCATAATGGCGTCTTTAATGTCAATCGTAGCATTGGCCATAGACGCCTTGTTACCGGCTATGGCAACCATTGGGGATACCCTAGGTAGCCATGATCCTACTGAGAATCAAAAGTTGATTACCATGATCTTCTTGGGCCTTGGAATAGGACAGTTGATTTTGGGACCCTTGTCCGATAGTTTTGGACGTAAGCCTATTGTCTATTTTGGTTTCGCGCTTTTTAGTGTGGCAAGCCTAATTTGTGTTTTTGCCCCCAGCTTGGAGTGGATGTTGGTAGGGCGGATATTACAGGGAGTTGGTCTTTCGGCCGCGAGAACCATTAGTATCTCCATGATACGGGATTCTTACAAAGGCGACTATATGGCCAAAATTATGTCCTTTGTTACCGCTTTCTTTATTTTGGTGCCCATTGTTGCCCCAGCTATGGGGAAATTCTTTTTGGACCGATTTGGATGGGAGTCTATTTTTTACGTGCAATTGGTAGCAACTTTTATAATTGGACTGTGGTTCTGGAAGCGGCAACCAGAAACCTTGAAACCAGAGTATACCATCAAATTCTCTAGGCATGTTTATTTAAAGGGACTTAAGGCACTTTTAGGGTATAAGGAGACCGTAGCATTTACTATTATCTCAGGATTAATTACCGGTGCATTTATGGTGTATTTAAGTGCTGCTCAGCAGATTTTCGAGAACCAGTATGGCTTGGCGGATGACTTTCCTTACATCTTTGCGGGATTGGCAATATCTGTTGGAATATCTACTTTGTTAAACGGGACCTTGGTAGTAAAATTGGGCATGAGAAAGCTTTCTTTTATCTCTCTTGGTCTGTTTTGTGCTGTTTCACTAACCTATATTAGTTTGTTTTGGAATACTGGTAACCCCCCTTTGTGGGTATTGATCACCTTCCTTGCTTTGCAGTTTTTTACTTTAGGCTTTTTGTTTGGAAACCTAAGGGCCATTGCCATGGAACCCATTGGGCATATGGCGGGAATTGGAGCTGCCATTACAGGGTTTGTATCTACTATGATCGCCATTCCGATTGCTACATACATCGGTAGTTTTATGGTGGGGACCACGCTTCCACTGTTTATCGGATTTTCGCTCTGTGGTGGTCTGTCGTTCTTTATCCTTCTAGCTGTGCGAAGAAGCATGGTTTTACTTCCGGCTTAA
- a CDS encoding acyltransferase family protein — protein MEKTIAPQRYYALDILRGMTIALMIMVNNPGSWSTIYAPFKHAAWHGFTPTDWVFPSFLFVVGTAMSFSLRKYETLGNSLFLKKVFKRAAAIFLIGLLLNAFPFVYRADGEIVLKNLANIRIMGVLQRIALCYLFAALIIHYLKLKKSVIVGVLILLAYWAIMYFFGSSPLPFSLENNAALKFDSLIFRPENIYKGFGIVFDPEGLLSTLTATVNVIAGYAAGMFVQKSGKNLKTVIKLIASGLGLIALALIWDVYFPINKPIWTSSFVLYSTGWTLMVLAVLIYIIELLNLKKWAYFFEAFGKNPLFIYVVSGLVAKLLALIHINAVPLQSWLYKNLYLSWLNDLNASLAFAISFIAVMWILGYVLDKKRIYIKV, from the coding sequence ATGGAAAAAACTATTGCACCGCAAAGGTATTACGCCTTGGACATTTTACGTGGTATGACCATTGCCTTAATGATCATGGTAAACAACCCTGGAAGCTGGTCCACCATCTATGCACCCTTTAAACATGCTGCCTGGCATGGTTTTACCCCTACAGATTGGGTATTTCCCTCCTTTCTATTCGTAGTGGGAACCGCCATGAGTTTTAGTTTAAGAAAATATGAGACCCTTGGGAACAGTTTATTTCTAAAAAAGGTATTTAAACGGGCAGCTGCCATATTTTTAATCGGACTCCTGTTGAACGCATTTCCTTTTGTATATCGTGCCGACGGGGAAATTGTCCTTAAAAATCTTGCCAACATCCGAATAATGGGAGTGTTGCAACGTATCGCCCTCTGCTACCTTTTTGCGGCCTTGATCATTCATTATTTAAAACTAAAAAAATCTGTAATTGTAGGCGTTTTGATCCTACTGGCCTATTGGGCTATTATGTACTTTTTTGGATCATCTCCCCTTCCCTTCAGTTTGGAAAATAACGCGGCCTTAAAATTTGACAGCCTAATTTTCAGACCAGAAAATATCTATAAAGGCTTTGGTATTGTCTTTGACCCAGAAGGGCTGCTGAGTACCCTGACAGCCACCGTAAACGTAATTGCGGGATATGCAGCTGGCATGTTTGTACAGAAATCGGGCAAAAATCTTAAAACCGTAATAAAACTTATAGCCTCCGGGTTGGGACTTATTGCTTTAGCCCTTATTTGGGATGTTTATTTCCCCATTAACAAACCTATTTGGACAAGTTCATTTGTGTTGTACAGTACGGGATGGACCTTAATGGTGCTCGCTGTTTTAATCTATATCATAGAATTGCTGAACCTTAAAAAATGGGCCTATTTCTTTGAAGCATTTGGCAAAAATCCGTTGTTCATCTATGTGGTATCGGGTCTGGTCGCAAAACTTTTGGCCTTGATCCATATCAATGCAGTCCCCCTACAATCATGGCTGTACAAAAATCTATATTTAAGCTGGTTAAATGACCTAAATGCATCCTTAGCATTTGCCATAAGTTTTATAGCAGTAATGTGGATTTTAGGTTATGTTCTCGACAAAAAAAGAATATATATTAAAGTATAA
- the acs gene encoding acetate--CoA ligase, translating into MSNYHIKHLEEYYQVYRKSVREPENFWGEVAEEHFLWRKKWDKVLSWNFKTPEIKWFEGAQLNITENCIDRHLLNRGDKTAILFEPNNPDEEAEHITYKQLHSRVCKMANVLKDQGIKKGDRVCIYLPMIPELSIALLACARIGAIHSVVFAGFSATALSSRINDSDCKLVITSDGSYRGTKSIDLKGIVDEGLKDCPGVKSVLLVKRTHAEINFHEGRDQWLQPLMDKADSNCAPEIMDAEDPLFILYTSGSTGNPKGMVHTTGGYMVYTAYTFKNVFQYTENDVFWCTADIGWITGHSYIVYGPLANGATSLMFEGVPNYPDYSRFWQIVEKHKVNQFYTAPTAIRALAKQNISFTEKHDLTSLKVLGSVGEPINEEAWHWYNDVIGKKKSPIVDTWWQTETGGIMITPIPFVTPTKPTFATLPFIGIQPAIMDANGQEVTGNQVDGRLCIKFPWPGMARTIWRNHQRYKETYFSTYPEYYFTGDGAFRDEVGYYRITGRVDDVIIVSGHNLGTAPIEDSINEHPAVSESAVVGVPHDIKGSALYGFVTLKETGESRIHDNLRKEINQMITEHIGPIAKLDKIQFTNGLPKTRSGKIMRRILRKIACRDMENLGDTSTLLNPEVVDDIKKNVL; encoded by the coding sequence ATGAGTAATTATCACATTAAACATTTGGAGGAATACTATCAGGTGTATCGAAAATCTGTTCGGGAACCTGAAAATTTTTGGGGAGAAGTTGCAGAGGAACATTTTTTATGGCGTAAAAAATGGGATAAAGTCCTGAGCTGGAATTTTAAGACCCCAGAAATTAAATGGTTTGAAGGTGCTCAACTAAATATTACCGAAAACTGTATAGATAGGCACTTATTAAATAGAGGTGATAAAACAGCCATCCTTTTTGAACCCAACAATCCCGATGAGGAGGCAGAACATATTACCTATAAGCAATTGCATTCGAGGGTCTGTAAAATGGCCAATGTCCTAAAAGATCAAGGTATAAAAAAAGGGGATAGGGTATGTATCTACTTACCTATGATTCCCGAACTATCCATAGCCTTACTAGCCTGTGCCCGTATTGGGGCGATCCACTCCGTAGTCTTTGCAGGTTTTTCCGCAACAGCACTATCGTCTAGGATAAATGATAGCGATTGTAAGCTTGTTATTACATCGGATGGCTCTTACCGCGGTACCAAATCCATAGACCTAAAAGGTATTGTAGATGAGGGACTAAAAGACTGTCCAGGAGTAAAATCAGTACTGCTAGTTAAACGCACCCATGCTGAAATTAATTTTCATGAAGGACGTGATCAGTGGTTACAACCTTTAATGGACAAAGCCGACTCAAACTGTGCTCCAGAGATTATGGATGCAGAAGATCCTTTGTTCATCCTATATACTTCAGGTTCCACAGGCAACCCTAAGGGAATGGTACATACCACTGGAGGATATATGGTATATACCGCATATACCTTTAAAAATGTATTTCAATATACCGAAAATGATGTATTCTGGTGTACAGCAGATATAGGCTGGATTACTGGACATAGCTATATCGTATACGGACCTCTTGCCAATGGGGCCACCTCCCTTATGTTCGAGGGAGTACCCAATTACCCAGATTATAGTCGATTTTGGCAGATTGTGGAGAAGCATAAGGTAAATCAATTTTATACCGCACCCACCGCTATTAGAGCGCTTGCAAAACAAAATATCTCCTTTACCGAAAAACACGACCTTACCTCACTTAAGGTATTGGGATCTGTTGGGGAACCTATTAACGAGGAGGCATGGCACTGGTATAACGACGTTATTGGGAAAAAGAAAAGCCCTATAGTGGACACTTGGTGGCAAACGGAAACTGGAGGCATTATGATTACCCCCATACCTTTTGTAACTCCTACAAAACCTACCTTTGCTACACTACCATTTATCGGGATCCAGCCCGCTATCATGGATGCCAATGGACAAGAAGTTACTGGGAACCAAGTAGATGGACGCCTGTGTATAAAATTCCCATGGCCAGGAATGGCCAGAACCATTTGGCGTAACCATCAGCGCTACAAAGAAACCTATTTCTCTACCTACCCCGAATACTATTTCACTGGTGATGGGGCCTTTAGAGATGAGGTAGGCTACTACAGAATTACCGGGCGTGTAGATGATGTCATTATCGTTTCGGGCCATAATTTGGGAACCGCACCCATAGAAGACTCGATAAACGAACATCCAGCAGTTTCAGAATCGGCTGTTGTTGGTGTTCCACACGATATTAAAGGGAGTGCCCTTTATGGCTTTGTTACCCTAAAAGAGACCGGAGAATCCCGTATTCACGATAACCTAAGGAAAGAGATCAATCAAATGATTACGGAACACATTGGCCCAATAGCGAAGCTAGACAAGATCCAATTCACCAATGGATTGCCAAAAACACGTTCTGGTAAAATCATGAGACGTATCCTCAGGAAAATCGCCTGTAGGGATATGGAAAATCTAGGTGATACCAGTACCCTTCTAAACCCAGAAGTGGTAGATGACATTAAAAAGAATGTACTTTAA